From Halotia branconii CENA392, the proteins below share one genomic window:
- the ileS gene encoding isoleucine--tRNA ligase: protein MTETGSYKDTVNLPKTKFDMRANAIKREPEIQKFWEENKIYDRLSENNPGELFILHDGPPYANGSLHIGHALNKILKDIINRYQLLQGRKVRYVPGWDCHGLPIELKVLQNMKSAERQNLTPIQLRQKAKEFALAAVDDQRQNFKRYGIWGDWDNPYLTLKPEYEAAQIGVFGEMFLKGYIYRGLKPVHWSPSSKTALAEAELEYPEGHTSRSIYAAFPVTGLAKAVQPVLGEYLPDLGVAVWTTTPWTIPGNLAVAVNGDFNYAVVEVSRIDAVAASRRVGAKTQREFKYLIVAAELVEKLSATLDVELTVKATVKGQDLEHTSYRHPLFDRESPIVVGGDYITTESGTGLVHTAPGHGQEDYIVGQRYGLPILAPVDDNGNFTQEAGEFAGLNVLGDGNQAVIDALTSAGSLLKEEVYAHKYPYDWRTKKPTIFRATEQWFASVEGFREEALKAIATVKWIPAQGENRITPMVAERSDWCISRQRSWGVPIPVFYDEATNEPLLNAETINHVQAIIAQKGSDAWWELSIEELLPESYRNNDKSYRRGTDTMDVWFDSGSSWAAVTKQRPELRYPADMYLEGSDQHRGWFQSSLLTSMAVNDIAPYKTVLTHGFALDEQGRKMSKSEGNVVDPNTIIEGGKNQKAEPPYGADVLRLWVSSVDYSGDVRIGKNIIKQLNDVRGKIRNTARFLLGSLHDFDPEKDAVPFEKLPELDRYMLHRITEVFEEVTAAFESFQFFRFFQTVQNFCVVDLSNFYLDVAKDRLYISAPDALRRRSCQTVLQIALANLARAIAPVLCHTAEDIWQFIPYKTPYKSVFEAGWVQIDQKWSNPDLGEFWSALRQLRTDVNKVLEQARIEKMIGSSLEAKALIHIPHKQLGDAIKTFNSVHDNGIDELRYLLLTSQVEILDSAEKLQGLKYTAQTEDWKIGVVNADGEKCDRCWNYSTHVGESKEHPLLCERCVSALAGEF, encoded by the coding sequence GTGACAGAAACTGGAAGCTATAAAGATACTGTAAATTTACCAAAGACTAAGTTTGATATGCGGGCAAACGCCATCAAGCGTGAGCCTGAAATCCAAAAATTCTGGGAAGAAAATAAAATCTACGATCGCTTGTCCGAAAATAACCCAGGTGAATTATTTATACTGCATGATGGGCCTCCCTACGCTAATGGCTCACTGCATATTGGTCATGCCTTAAATAAAATTCTCAAAGATATTATTAACCGCTATCAACTGCTACAAGGGCGTAAGGTTCGCTATGTGCCGGGCTGGGACTGTCACGGCTTGCCGATTGAGTTGAAAGTTTTGCAAAATATGAAGTCAGCAGAACGGCAAAACTTGACACCTATACAATTGCGGCAAAAAGCGAAAGAGTTTGCTTTAGCGGCGGTAGATGACCAACGTCAAAATTTTAAACGTTACGGTATTTGGGGTGATTGGGATAACCCATACTTGACTTTGAAGCCGGAATATGAGGCGGCACAGATTGGTGTTTTTGGTGAAATGTTCTTAAAAGGCTATATCTATCGCGGTTTGAAGCCTGTTCATTGGAGTCCTAGTTCTAAGACTGCTTTGGCTGAAGCTGAGTTGGAATATCCTGAAGGTCACACTTCACGGAGTATCTATGCAGCGTTTCCAGTTACAGGACTGGCTAAGGCTGTGCAACCTGTGTTGGGTGAATATTTGCCGGATTTGGGTGTGGCTGTCTGGACGACTACGCCTTGGACGATTCCGGGGAATTTGGCGGTGGCGGTGAATGGTGACTTTAACTATGCGGTGGTGGAGGTCTCACGCATAGACGCGGTAGCGGCTTCCCGCAGGGTAGGCGCAAAGACGCAAAGGGAATTTAAGTATTTGATTGTAGCTGCGGAGTTGGTGGAAAAGTTATCTGCGACTTTGGATGTTGAGTTGACGGTAAAAGCCACAGTTAAGGGGCAGGATTTAGAACATACTAGTTATCGCCATCCACTATTTGATAGGGAAAGTCCGATTGTTGTGGGTGGTGATTATATTACTACTGAGTCAGGTACTGGGTTGGTACATACTGCACCTGGTCATGGTCAAGAAGATTACATTGTTGGTCAGCGTTATGGTTTGCCTATTCTTGCGCCAGTTGATGATAATGGCAATTTTACTCAGGAGGCGGGTGAGTTTGCTGGGTTGAATGTGTTGGGTGATGGGAATCAGGCGGTGATTGATGCGTTAACATCTGCGGGTTCTTTGTTGAAAGAAGAAGTCTACGCCCATAAGTATCCTTATGATTGGCGGACGAAAAAGCCGACGATTTTTCGGGCGACTGAACAATGGTTTGCTTCAGTGGAGGGATTTAGAGAAGAAGCGCTAAAGGCGATCGCTACTGTAAAATGGATTCCAGCCCAAGGTGAAAATCGCATCACGCCAATGGTGGCAGAACGTTCTGATTGGTGTATTTCTCGGCAGCGGAGTTGGGGTGTGCCAATTCCGGTTTTCTACGATGAAGCCACAAATGAACCACTACTAAATGCTGAAACTATCAACCATGTTCAAGCAATTATCGCCCAGAAAGGTTCTGATGCTTGGTGGGAGTTATCAATAGAGGAGTTGTTACCCGAATCTTACCGCAATAATGACAAGTCTTACCGCAGAGGTACAGACACAATGGATGTCTGGTTTGATTCTGGTTCATCTTGGGCAGCGGTAACTAAACAACGTCCAGAGTTACGCTATCCTGCTGATATGTATTTGGAAGGTTCTGACCAACATCGCGGCTGGTTTCAGTCAAGTTTGCTGACTAGTATGGCGGTAAATGACATTGCACCTTACAAAACTGTCTTGACTCACGGCTTCGCTTTGGATGAACAAGGACGAAAGATGAGTAAGTCAGAAGGAAATGTGGTTGACCCAAATACAATCATTGAAGGTGGGAAAAATCAAAAAGCAGAACCGCCTTATGGTGCAGATGTCTTGAGATTGTGGGTATCATCGGTAGACTACTCTGGCGATGTCCGCATTGGTAAAAACATCATCAAGCAACTGAACGATGTTAGAGGCAAGATTCGCAATACGGCGCGGTTTCTGTTGGGTAGCTTGCATGATTTTGACCCCGAAAAAGATGCAGTTCCTTTTGAGAAATTGCCAGAACTTGACCGTTATATGCTGCACCGTATTACTGAAGTGTTTGAAGAAGTTACAGCAGCTTTTGAAAGTTTCCAATTCTTCCGCTTTTTCCAAACTGTGCAGAATTTCTGTGTGGTGGATTTATCCAACTTCTATTTAGATGTTGCTAAAGATAGGCTGTATATCAGCGCCCCTGATGCTTTACGCCGTCGTAGTTGTCAAACAGTATTGCAGATTGCTTTAGCAAATTTAGCACGAGCGATCGCACCTGTACTATGTCATACTGCTGAGGATATTTGGCAATTTATCCCCTACAAAACACCTTATAAATCAGTGTTTGAGGCTGGTTGGGTGCAGATAGACCAAAAATGGAGTAATCCCGATTTAGGAGAATTTTGGTCAGCCTTGCGACAACTCCGTACCGATGTCAACAAGGTGTTAGAACAAGCCAGGATAGAAAAAATGATTGGTTCTTCCCTGGAAGCTAAGGCGTTAATTCACATACCTCATAAACAGTTAGGCGATGCTATCAAAACCTTTAACTCTGTTCACGATAACGGTATTGATGAACTGCGGTATTTATTGCTAACTTCCCAAGTGGAAATATTAGATTCTGCGGAGAAACTGCAAGGATTAAAATATACAGCGCAGACAGAAGACTGGAAAATTGGGGTAGTGAATGCAGACGGCGAAAAATGCGATCGCTGCTGGAATTACTCTACTCATGTGGGAGAATCAAAAGAGCATCCCCTACTTTGTGAACGGTGCGTTTCTGCTTTAGCAGGTGAGTTTTAA
- a CDS encoding nuclear transport factor 2 family protein encodes MYSFLIRRQIRNVFECLNRGDYESTLKGVSPSITHTFSGTHALGGTRHSIEGMRQWFQRLYLLWPGLNFEIKDIAVSGFPWDTIIAVEWVDTATPADGSQYVNEGVHIIKMRWGKVVYLHAYLDTQKAEALCERLAAYGITEAVAPPIED; translated from the coding sequence ATGTACTCTTTCCTTATTCGTCGACAAATCAGAAATGTTTTCGAGTGCTTAAATCGAGGTGATTACGAATCAACACTTAAAGGAGTGTCACCGTCAATTACTCATACCTTTAGTGGAACTCATGCACTTGGAGGTACTCGCCATAGTATTGAGGGAATGCGGCAATGGTTCCAGCGCCTTTATTTACTATGGCCTGGACTAAATTTTGAGATTAAAGACATTGCAGTTAGCGGTTTCCCCTGGGATACAATAATTGCCGTTGAGTGGGTTGATACAGCTACACCAGCAGACGGTTCTCAATACGTTAATGAAGGCGTTCATATTATTAAAATGCGCTGGGGAAAAGTTGTGTATCTGCACGCTTATCTCGATACGCAAAAGGCAGAAGCTTTATGTGAACGATTAGCAGCGTATGGCATAACGGAGGCTGTTGCTCCTCCAATTGAAGATTAA
- a CDS encoding flavin reductase family protein — MLSFVPQEMKDPAPYHLLTSIVAPRPIAWVSTISASGISNLAPYSFFNAVAGFPPTIMFSVASHRHEPKEKDTLRNIHEVDEFVCHVVTETLSHAMAQTGTEFPYGVNEFEKANLKAVPATDVRPLRIESSPVAMECKVTQLVPVEGTNNVMVLGRVLRFHVREDLYRQDLGLVDTIRMQPITRLGGPVEYTKIGQLFEMATPKV, encoded by the coding sequence ATGTTATCTTTTGTACCGCAAGAAATGAAAGACCCTGCTCCTTACCATTTATTGACAAGTATTGTTGCTCCTCGCCCAATTGCATGGGTGTCTACAATTAGTGCTTCTGGAATTTCTAATCTCGCTCCGTATTCGTTTTTCAATGCAGTAGCAGGCTTCCCACCAACTATTATGTTTTCAGTCGCATCTCATAGACATGAGCCAAAAGAAAAAGATACATTACGCAATATTCATGAAGTTGATGAATTTGTGTGTCATGTGGTTACAGAAACACTGTCTCATGCAATGGCTCAAACAGGAACAGAATTTCCCTATGGAGTTAACGAGTTTGAAAAAGCAAATTTAAAAGCTGTTCCTGCTACAGATGTCCGACCGTTACGGATTGAAAGCTCACCTGTGGCAATGGAGTGTAAAGTTACACAATTAGTTCCAGTAGAAGGAACTAATAATGTGATGGTATTGGGTCGAGTGTTACGATTTCATGTGCGTGAAGATCTATATCGTCAAGATTTAGGGTTAGTTGACACTATAAGAATGCAGCCGATTACGCGCTTAGGTGGGCCAGTTGAGTATACAAAGATTGGGCAGCTGTTTGAGATGGCAACTCCAAAAGTGTAA
- a CDS encoding helix-turn-helix domain-containing protein: protein MIEAREIKQSDLVRIIGSKEIVSEVVNEKRAISKEQAKALGEFFNVSPALFI from the coding sequence TTGATAGAAGCAAGAGAAATTAAACAATCTGATTTAGTAAGAATTATTGGTTCTAAAGAAATTGTTTCAGAAGTTGTCAACGAGAAAAGAGCAATTAGTAAAGAGCAAGCAAAAGCCCTGGGAGAATTTTTTAATGTTTCTCCAGCATTATTTATTTAG
- a CDS encoding DUF4142 domain-containing protein — protein MINFKIFSTGMMAIALSVATGCTPTGQPDQNVSQTPPAQPVQTTDTPSPTVSPTTSGQNNLSASDKQFMNEAAQDGLAEVQLGQLASERGTSDTVKQFGQRMVQDHTQVNNQLKQLATQKGVTLPTTIGTTNQQVEQRLSKLSGANFDREYMNEMVQAHQKDVSAFQNEAQQGQDADLKALVTQALPTLQEHLQQARSIVNPGTSTSTPTPTTTP, from the coding sequence ATGATCAACTTCAAGATATTTTCTACTGGTATGATGGCGATCGCCTTGTCTGTGGCAACTGGTTGTACACCAACTGGACAGCCCGATCAAAATGTATCTCAAACTCCACCTGCTCAACCAGTGCAAACAACTGACACTCCATCCCCAACTGTATCACCAACTACATCAGGACAAAATAATCTCAGTGCTTCAGACAAACAATTTATGAACGAAGCTGCTCAAGATGGTTTAGCAGAAGTCCAACTAGGACAACTAGCATCAGAACGTGGAACTAGTGATACAGTAAAACAATTTGGACAGCGGATGGTTCAAGATCATACCCAGGTGAACAATCAACTCAAGCAGTTGGCGACTCAAAAAGGTGTGACACTGCCAACTACTATCGGCACTACAAACCAGCAAGTTGAGCAACGCTTATCCAAACTTTCTGGTGCTAACTTTGATCGCGAATATATGAATGAGATGGTTCAAGCTCACCAAAAGGATGTTTCTGCATTTCAAAATGAAGCTCAACAGGGACAAGATGCAGATTTAAAAGCACTTGTGACTCAGGCGTTACCAACTCTTCAAGAACATCTGCAACAAGCTCGTTCCATTGTCAATCCTGGAACTTCAACTAGCACACCAACTCCAACCACTACTCCGTAG
- a CDS encoding 3' terminal RNA ribose 2'-O-methyltransferase Hen1 yields the protein MLLTITTTHFPATELGYLLHKHPDRCQSFPLSFGKAHVFYPEASTQQCTAALLLDVDSVKLVRGRSVRLEQYVSDRPYVASSFLSVAIAQVFSTALGGRCKDLPELAKTPIPLVAKLSVLPCRGGEEFLRQLFEPLGYNVSAEGHTLDDQFPDWGQSRYFTVELQQIITLSDLLSHLYVLIPVLDDEKHYWVGDEEIEKLLRHGEGWLTKHPAREQITKRYLKRQQRLTRLALAQLVESDNLDPDSTEENHDQEEAAVEKPISLNQQRLDAVITALKQSNAKRVIDLGCGQGNLLKIILKDSFFTQITGVDVSYRAIEIAQERLDRLHLPRNQWERIQLIQSALTYQDKRFSGYDAATVIEVIEHLDLPRLGAFERVLFEFAQPKTVIVTTPNIEYNIKFENLPAGKLRHQDHRFEWTRAEFQNWANQIAEHFSYTVEFQPIGTQDPAVGSPTQMGIFSRNF from the coding sequence ATGCTGCTGACAATAACAACAACCCACTTTCCAGCAACAGAGTTAGGCTACCTTTTGCATAAACACCCAGACCGTTGTCAGTCTTTTCCTTTAAGTTTTGGCAAGGCGCACGTTTTTTACCCAGAAGCTAGTACACAGCAGTGTACGGCGGCGTTGTTGTTGGATGTTGACTCGGTGAAGTTGGTGCGGGGACGTAGTGTTAGGCTAGAACAATATGTGAGCGATCGCCCTTATGTTGCTTCTTCATTTTTAAGTGTAGCGATCGCTCAAGTATTTAGCACAGCTTTAGGAGGTCGTTGCAAAGATTTACCAGAACTGGCAAAAACTCCTATTCCTTTAGTAGCAAAACTATCAGTCTTGCCTTGTCGCGGTGGTGAAGAGTTTCTGCGACAATTGTTTGAGCCGTTGGGCTACAACGTTAGTGCCGAAGGTCACACTTTAGATGATCAATTTCCTGATTGGGGTCAGAGTCGATACTTTACTGTCGAACTTCAGCAAATCATAACTTTGAGTGATTTATTAAGTCATCTCTACGTTCTAATTCCAGTATTGGATGACGAGAAGCATTACTGGGTAGGCGATGAAGAAATTGAAAAATTACTACGTCATGGTGAAGGTTGGTTAACCAAGCATCCAGCGCGAGAACAAATTACTAAGCGTTACCTAAAACGACAGCAACGCTTAACTCGTCTGGCTTTAGCTCAACTAGTAGAGTCAGACAATCTCGACCCCGATAGTACTGAAGAAAATCATGATCAAGAAGAGGCAGCAGTAGAAAAACCCATTAGCCTGAACCAGCAGCGTTTAGATGCGGTGATTACTGCTCTCAAACAAAGTAATGCCAAGCGAGTAATTGATTTAGGATGTGGACAGGGCAATTTGCTCAAAATTATCCTCAAAGATAGCTTTTTTACCCAAATTACAGGTGTTGATGTTTCCTACAGAGCAATAGAAATTGCCCAAGAACGATTAGACCGCCTACACCTTCCCCGCAACCAATGGGAACGGATACAACTGATTCAGAGCGCACTTACTTATCAAGATAAACGTTTTAGCGGTTATGATGCTGCTACAGTAATTGAGGTGATTGAGCATCTAGATTTGCCCCGACTGGGAGCATTTGAGCGAGTTTTATTTGAATTTGCTCAACCCAAAACAGTAATAGTAACCACACCCAATATTGAATACAACATTAAATTTGAAAACCTCCCGGCTGGAAAATTGCGACATCAAGACCACCGTTTTGAATGGACGCGTGCAGAGTTTCAAAACTGGGCAAACCAAATAGCAGAACACTTTAGCTATACTGTGGAATTTCAACCTATCGGCACACAAGATCCAGCAGTTGGTTCACCGACCCAAATGGGAATATTTAGCCGCAATTTTTAA
- a CDS encoding Uma2 family endonuclease gives MVATVPFAETRALLKNISWQTFKIMLSEMGSERNSRLAYDNKILEIMTPLMPHENSNRLIEGYILVLCEEFSLEVKSTGSMTLTRDDLEKGGEPDSSYYIQNESLVRNKQNINLAQDPPPDLVLEVEYSRPKIDKLSLYASMNIPEFWRYNGIVLRIYVLSDNQYSEVELSPTFMPVPVKNMTQFLEESKKMGQLAAKSAFRAWVKQQIFNSEHNQYCSVNKLIC, from the coding sequence ATGGTTGCAACAGTACCATTCGCAGAAACAAGAGCTTTGCTGAAAAACATTAGTTGGCAGACTTTCAAAATCATGTTGTCTGAGATGGGAAGTGAGCGTAACTCTCGACTTGCCTACGACAATAAAATATTAGAAATTATGACTCCACTAATGCCACATGAGAACTCCAATCGCTTGATTGAAGGCTATATTCTCGTGCTGTGTGAGGAATTTAGTTTGGAGGTCAAAAGTACAGGCTCAATGACTTTGACACGGGATGATTTAGAAAAAGGAGGGGAGCCAGATAGCAGCTATTACATTCAAAATGAATCTTTAGTTAGAAATAAACAAAATATCAATTTAGCTCAAGATCCACCACCAGATCTTGTACTTGAAGTGGAATATTCTAGACCTAAAATAGATAAATTATCTCTTTATGCTTCAATGAATATCCCTGAATTTTGGAGATATAACGGTATTGTCTTAAGAATTTATGTTCTTTCAGATAATCAATACTCAGAAGTTGAACTTAGTCCTACTTTTATGCCAGTACCAGTAAAAAATATGACTCAATTTCTTGAAGAAAGCAAAAAAATGGGGCAATTGGCAGCAAAAAGTGCTTTTCGTGCCTGGGTAAAACAACAAATTTTTAACTCAGAACACAACCAATACTGTTCGGTTAACAAACTGATCTGTTGA
- a CDS encoding XdhC family protein produces MNELQAILEGFELSKENGEITFLATVVKTQGSTYRRPGAKMLMTNTGRIIGTISAGCLENDVFEHTKQRMSDDEPIVVTYDHTASEDILWGFGLGCNGVVQVLIERLEKESTPDAIAFIQECFHQKHLGIIATVFAFEGGVDVKLGSRLLLYPNGKTITDIKDPNLIQSLVADTKVAFVNQKSRVKNYQLPSGSVEVFIEVIQPPTPLVIFGAGYDAVPVAQFAQALGWDVTVVDCRANEATKERFSKACHVILSRREIVQKQVSVDAYTVAVVMTHNYLDDLEILKMLLPSPARYIGVLGPKVRTERLLEDLRCLRRATPTQGIAYPTEQLTRLHGPIGIDIGANTPEEIAIAIIAEIQAVLTNRSGNFLKNRNQPIHQCHETNLNLLLTT; encoded by the coding sequence ATGAACGAATTACAAGCAATTTTAGAAGGCTTTGAGCTAAGTAAAGAAAATGGTGAAATCACTTTCCTGGCTACTGTAGTCAAAACTCAAGGTTCAACTTATCGCCGACCGGGTGCGAAAATGTTGATGACAAATACAGGTCGAATAATCGGCACAATTAGCGCTGGTTGCTTGGAAAATGACGTATTTGAGCATACTAAACAACGAATGTCGGACGATGAACCAATTGTTGTTACATACGATCACACCGCCTCTGAAGACATTCTTTGGGGTTTTGGTTTAGGGTGCAATGGTGTAGTGCAAGTTTTGATCGAGCGCCTTGAAAAAGAAAGTACACCAGATGCGATCGCTTTTATACAAGAGTGCTTTCATCAAAAACATTTGGGTATTATAGCAACAGTTTTTGCTTTTGAAGGTGGAGTGGATGTCAAACTAGGGTCGCGTTTATTGCTGTATCCAAACGGTAAAACTATCACTGATATCAAAGATCCAAATTTAATTCAATCTTTGGTTGCAGATACTAAAGTAGCCTTTGTTAATCAAAAGTCAAGGGTAAAAAACTATCAGTTACCTTCAGGCAGTGTAGAAGTTTTTATCGAAGTCATTCAACCACCCACGCCTTTAGTAATATTTGGTGCAGGTTATGACGCTGTACCCGTAGCACAGTTTGCTCAAGCATTAGGTTGGGATGTTACTGTAGTTGATTGTCGAGCTAATGAGGCAACTAAAGAGCGATTTTCTAAAGCTTGTCATGTAATTTTGAGTCGGCGAGAAATTGTCCAAAAACAAGTATCTGTAGATGCTTATACAGTCGCTGTAGTCATGACACATAATTATCTTGACGACCTGGAAATTTTGAAAATGTTATTGCCATCTCCTGCACGCTACATAGGAGTTTTAGGCCCAAAGGTGCGTACTGAAAGATTGCTGGAAGATTTACGATGTCTACGACGGGCTACGCCTACGCAAGGAATAGCTTATCCTACTGAACAATTAACAAGATTACACGGCCCTATAGGGATTGACATTGGAGCAAATACACCTGAAGAAATAGCGATCGCTATTATTGCTGAAATTCAAGCAGTGCTAACAAACCGTAGTGGGAATTTTTTAAAAAATCGCAATCAACCAATTCATCAATGCCATGAAACCAACTTAAACCTACTACTTACCACATAA
- a CDS encoding aldo/keto reductase, with amino-acid sequence MEISRRSLLKTASASGIVAAGLAASEGFLQPIIAQAEPVDENTQLLAQSTPTSTRRGEMLYRNLGSTKEQVSLIGLGGYHIGKIEDEQQSIKLIRSAIDRGINFMDNSWDYHNGRSHRWMGNALKDGYRDKVFLMTKIDGRTKAAAKMQIDESLKDLQVDHIDLLQHHEILRFEDPDRIFAPGGAMEAAIEAQKAGKIRYIGFTGHKNPNIHLQMLEVAAKNGFRFDTVQMPLNVMDAHFRSFGQQVLPVLVKNNIGVLAMKTIGESYILRSNTVSAIECLHYAMNLPTSVVITGIDSMKILDQAFEAVRTFKPMDQAQVTALLARTREAAAKGQYERYKTTTQNDSTAMNPAWLG; translated from the coding sequence GGAAATTAGTAGACGCAGCCTGTTAAAAACTGCTTCTGCTTCGGGAATAGTGGCAGCAGGACTTGCGGCTTCGGAAGGATTTTTACAACCGATTATTGCTCAAGCAGAACCAGTTGATGAAAATACTCAACTTTTAGCTCAAAGTACACCCACTTCAACTAGACGCGGCGAAATGTTATATCGCAATCTTGGAAGTACTAAAGAACAAGTATCTTTGATTGGTTTAGGGGGATATCATATTGGCAAAATTGAAGATGAGCAACAAAGTATTAAGCTAATCCGCAGTGCCATAGATCGCGGCATTAATTTTATGGATAACTCTTGGGACTATCACAACGGACGCAGCCACCGTTGGATGGGAAATGCCCTTAAAGATGGTTATCGCGATAAAGTTTTCCTCATGACCAAAATCGACGGTCGCACTAAAGCTGCTGCAAAAATGCAGATTGATGAATCACTCAAAGATTTGCAGGTCGATCATATTGATTTATTGCAGCATCATGAAATACTGCGCTTTGAAGATCCTGATCGGATCTTTGCTCCCGGTGGTGCAATGGAAGCAGCTATTGAGGCGCAGAAAGCGGGCAAAATTCGCTATATTGGCTTTACAGGCCACAAAAACCCCAACATTCACCTGCAAATGTTGGAAGTTGCGGCAAAAAACGGTTTCCGCTTCGACACTGTGCAGATGCCCTTGAATGTGATGGATGCCCATTTTAGAAGTTTTGGACAGCAGGTTTTACCTGTGTTAGTCAAAAATAATATTGGTGTCTTGGCGATGAAAACCATCGGGGAGTCTTACATTCTTAGAAGCAATACAGTTAGTGCGATCGAATGCCTGCACTACGCAATGAATTTGCCAACTTCAGTTGTCATTACGGGCATTGACAGCATGAAAATTTTAGACCAAGCGTTTGAGGCAGTTCGCACCTTTAAGCCAATGGATCAAGCACAAGTTACAGCACTGTTAGCGCGTACCCGTGAGGCAGCAGCAAAAGGACAGTATGAACGATATAAGACCACAACCCAAAATGATAGTACAGCTATGAATCCCGCTTGGTTGGGGTAA
- a CDS encoding nucleotidyltransferase family protein, with translation MVFDTEQRNNKKSTIAIMILAAGASTRMGTPKQLLLYQGRSFLQYITEMAIASVCQPVVVVLGANAEQIYPQIQQLPVEVIQNQDWVCGMSTSIRSGIELLNNLPPKIEAVVITLCDQPFVSDKIINQLVDTYYLVKKPIIACEYGGTLGVPAIFSQTFFAELAALKGTSGAKKIINNHLNEVFSMPFSLGNIDIDTPKDYQQLLSTIFH, from the coding sequence ATGGTATTTGACACCGAGCAAAGAAACAATAAAAAATCAACCATAGCAATTATGATTCTTGCTGCTGGTGCATCTACTCGGATGGGTACACCTAAACAACTATTGCTTTACCAAGGACGTAGCTTTTTACAATACATTACAGAAATGGCGATCGCTTCAGTTTGCCAACCTGTGGTAGTAGTATTAGGAGCAAATGCAGAACAGATTTATCCTCAAATTCAGCAACTTCCTGTTGAAGTAATTCAAAACCAAGATTGGGTTTGTGGAATGAGTACTTCAATTAGAAGTGGGATTGAATTGTTAAATAATCTTCCACCAAAAATAGAAGCTGTAGTTATTACACTTTGCGACCAGCCATTTGTTTCTGATAAAATTATTAATCAACTTGTTGATACATATTATTTAGTAAAAAAACCGATTATCGCTTGTGAATATGGGGGTACATTAGGTGTACCCGCTATATTTAGTCAGACATTTTTTGCAGAACTTGCTGCTTTAAAAGGAACTTCAGGGGCAAAAAAAATTATTAACAATCATCTCAACGAAGTATTTTCTATGCCATTTTCTCTAGGAAATATTGATATTGATACACCAAAAGATTACCAACAATTACTATCAACTATTTTCCATTGA